The sequence below is a genomic window from Betaproteobacteria bacterium.
CGCTCCGCGAGTGTGGATTACCTGGCGACGATCCGACCCTGAGCAGTCTCCGGGTGGAATTCGTCGAAAAACTTGTAGCTGCCGGGCTTCATGGGCGCGAAGACCAGCTTGCGGGTGACGCCGGGCGCCAGCACCGTTTCCTTCCTGAGTTCGAGGCTCTCGAATTCCGTGGCGCCCGGACCCTCGTTCCTGATTTCCAGGCGGAACTTGGTGTTGGCCGGCACTTCCAGGCTTGCCGGAAAGAGGCGGCCGTCTTTCATGACCAGCAGAAAGGTCGGCATGTCGTCGGCCAGGGCTGCGGTCGACACCACGAAGGCACCGAGCAGCACGGAAAGGAGAGCGTGTTTCACGGGATTGCCTCAATAGGCGATCGTGGCGCGCAGACCAAGCACCTTGACGCTCTTGGCGTCCGGGTTGGCGCCGGGGCGGCCGATCCACTGGAAGTCCGGGCTGATCTCGAACTGCGGCGAAATGCGGTAGCGGTAATAGACTTCCGCCACCTTTTCGGCGCCGGAGGGGGTGAAGGTGAAGTCGGCCACGCCGTCGCCATCGATATCGCCGCTGCCGCCGAGCTTCTGGTAGGCGCTGCTCGCCTTCAGCCAGCTGCCGCCGAAGCCGATGGCGTCGCCGCCGCGGCCCCAGTAGTTGCCGCTGACTTCGGCACCGAGCGCCAGGGCCTTCTTGAAGGGCAGTTCGCCATCGACCAGTTGACCGTAACGGCCGAACAGCTTGATTCCGTCACCCACCTGCTGGTCGATGGAAATTCCCACGCCGGAATGTTTGGCGGTATTGCCGTCGACATCGTCGGCCTTGCTGCGGGTCCAGGCGTAAGCGCGGTAGTTGCCGGCCAGGCCGCCGAAACTGCGCACCTTCTTTTCGGCCTGGGCGATGAGCAGTGGCCTGGCGAGGCTCTTCTGGTAACTGGCGCCTCGCTCGCCGGCGCCGAAGACGCCCAGCGACAGGCGCCAGGGCTCGGCTCCGTCGCGCACATTCACGTAGGAGGCGATGAAACCCGGCTGGAAGCCGTTGGCGTCGACGGCCACTTCGCCGCCGGCGTCGAGCAGCGGGTTATGGACGAAGGCGGAATTGAGGAACTGCACCGACTCGTCGCCGGCAGCCTCGTTCTGGTCGAAGAAGCCGAAGATGTCGATCTTGCCGAAGGTCAGCTCCAGGGTCTCCCGCGAGTAGGGGCGAAAGCCGCCGAAGGGCAGGGGAATCGCCGCCTGGTACCAGGCCTGGCCGAGGATGGCTACCGAGTCGTCGGGGTTGGCGCCGCTGGCCCGGAAAGCCACCGAGTTGGGGGCGCTGGCGAAGTGGCCGAGGTTGCCGAAGGCGACGTTCAGGCCCTGGCCCTGGCCGATGCGGACATGGGCGAAGACCTTCTGGTCGATGTCGCCGATGGGCTCCAGAGGCAACTCCACCGTCACGTCGGCCCGGTAGTTGAGCTGGCTGCCGCCGTCGGTGGTGCCTTTCGGCAGGCCGGAAGCATGCTGGGCAACGGTGGTAAGCGCGGCGCCGACCTGGATGCCGTCGAACTTCTCGGCGATTTTCGACGCCTTCTTCATGTCCAGAGCGTCCTTCTCGACGGCCTTCAGGCGGGCGGTGATCTCCGGTTCGTATTGCGAGATGCGGTCGCTGTCCAGGCCCTGGGCGACCTTCTCGTTCTCGGCCTTGAGGGACTTCACTTCCTTTTCCAGTTCCGCGTTCCTCGCTTCCAGCTTGTCCAGGCGGGCGACCAGTTTTTCCAGCAGGGCGGCGTCCGGGGCCGCCAGGGCGGGCGCGGCCAGCCCGGCCGCCACCAGGGCAGCCGTCAGGGTGACGAGACGCATGATCAATAGCCGCCTTTTTTGCCGATGCCGACGTAGGTGAATTCGTACTCGACTTCGAAGGGCTTGAACCAGGGGCGCACGCCGGTGGCGCGGTCGGTGTGGCGGCCGAAGTGGGCGTGCTTGTTCTCGGAGGGCGGCAGGATGGTGTATTTCACCTTGTACTTGCCGGGGCCGGCGAGCTTGATGTTCTCGCCGTAGTGGGGGCCGTCGTTGGCCACCATGGGCATGAAGTCGCCAGCCACCTTGTAGTCGCCGCCGATCTTGGAAACCTCGTACTTGACCAGCAGGTAAGGAATCCAGGCGCCTTCCTCGAAACCGTTGGGGTTGTTGGCCAGCGCGTGGATGTCGGCCTCGATGTGGATGTCGGATTCCGATACCTTCTTCATCATGCCCTCGGGCTCCATCTCGACGGGCTGCAGGTAGACGGCGGCGATTTCCATGCCCGCCTTTTGCTGGGGCACGCCGATGGGGTATTCGAGGGCGAGGGCCGGGGTGGCCAGGGTGGCGGAGAGCGCGAGGCCTGAGATGGTTTTCCTGAGGGACAGCATGAGATGAACTCCGGGGTTCCTCTGGCTGGCTTGCACGGCGGCTGGCTGGCTTGAGCGGGTTGATTGCGGGTCGAGTGGTGCGGGGGGCTATTTGCGGTCTTCGCCGGGCTGGGTGACGAAGCCGATCTTGCCCAGGCCGGCCCGGCGCGCGGCGCTCATGGTTTCGGCGACACGCTCGTAGCGGGTGGCCCGGTCGGCCTTGAGATGCAGTTCGGCGTTGGCGTCGCTGGCCACGGCGTCGCGGAAGCGGGCTTCCAGGTCCGCGGCATCCACGGCCTCGCTGCCTACGAAGACCCGGTTGTCGGCGTCGATGAAGACTTGCAGGGTCATCGGCTTTTCCGGCGTCGGGGTGCTGGAGGCCCGGGGCAGGTCCACCTTGACCGAATGGGTCATCAGGGGGGCGGTGATGATGAAGATGATGAGCAGCACCAGCATCACGTCTACCAGCGGCGTGGTGTTGATTTCTGTCATGGGGGCGGTGTTGGCCCCCGGGGTCAGGTGTCCCATGGCCATTTACGCGGCCTCCGCGGCGGCGCGGGCGCGCATGGGGTGGATCTGGGCGCTGTTGGCGGCGAAGGGCTTGCCGACGGTGAAGAAGGCGTGCAGGTCGTGGGCGAAGGCGTCGAGGTCGGTGAGCAGCACCCGGTTGGACCGGGTGAAGGCGTTGTAGGCGAAGACCGCAGGCAGCGCCACGCCGAGGCCGGCGGCGGTCATGATGAGGGCCTCGCCCACGGGGCCGGCCACCTTTTCCAGGGCCGCCTGGCCGGAGAGCCCGATGGCCACCAGGGCGTGGTAGATGCCCCAGACGGTGCCGAAGAGACCGACGAAGGGCGCCGTGGCCCCCGTGGTGGCCAGCAGCGTGAGGCCGTTTTCCATCTCCGCCTGGGTGCAGGAAAGCTGCTGGCGCAGCGCCCGTTCCATTTGCTCAGCGGGGTCGAAGCGGGAGGCCAGGCGGCCGACGGCGCTTTCGCAGTCGTTGTTGCAGCAATTGGCCTGCACGGCAAGCTGGGCGTAGGGACTGTCGGCGCCGCCCGCACGCAGGCGCTCGATGCCTTCGGCGACGCGGGTGGCGGACCAGAAGCCGGCCACATTGCGGGCGGACCGGCGCAGGCGCCACCAGTCCCAGGCCTTGGCCAGGATCAGATACCAGCTGGCCACCGACATCAGCACCAGAATGACGGCGACGGTGTGTGAAACGGCGTCGCCGCTGGCCCACAGGTGGGCCAGGCCGAAGGAGTTTTCCTGCATGTCAATGCTCCAGTTTGAAAAGGATGGGAACCAGAACCCAGCTCTGCACCGCGGTTTCGCCGCGGCGGGCGGGGACGAAGCGCCACTGGCGCACGGTGCCGGCCGCAGCTTCGTCGAGGCGGGGGCTGCCGGAGGAGGTCTTGATTTCGACCGTCTCGGCGGCGCCACCGGGCGATACGAGGACGCGCAGGACGACCTTGCCTTGTTCGCCCAGGCGGCGGGATAGCGGCGGGTAGGGCGGGGCCGGATTCCTCAGGTAGTCCGCGTCGAAACGGGGCTGGATGATGGCTTCCTGGAGCGGCGCCGGAGCTGGCGCGGGCAGGGCCGGCGGGGTCGGTGCCACCATCGGGGCTGTGGGGGCCGGCGCCTCGCTGGTGGTGGTTTCCAGGATCGGGGCGATCTTCTTCGGCTGGATCTTCAGGGGAACCGGCTTGGGGGCGACGACGGGTAATGGCTTGGGCTGTACCGGCTGCTCGACTGGCTGCAGGAGGTCGACCACCAGGGGCAGCTCCATGATCTGGGGGGCGATGGTGCGGGCGGCGGCGACGAGCAGCAGGAGCGCCACATGGGCGCCGACGACGGTGGCGAGCAGGCCGCTGCGGCGCAGGGGCGAGGGATGGGAGAGGGCGTAGGACATCGCGGCGGGCGGTGCGGCGGGCGTTTGGCGGGCAGGTTGGGGGGGCAGCTACTTGGTCAGAATCAGCTTGTTTTCCCGGGTGATGCGCAGCAGATAGCGCTGGCCGGCGTGCTCGATTTCGACCGCTTGATGATCGCCAAACAGGGCCCTGCTGGGGATGGGGTCCGGAGAACGGCCGCTATCGGGGACGGCTGTCGAGGCCCATGCGAGCGACGGCGGGGGGCGCTGAGAATTCATGGAATGCGAACGAAAATGAGAACGGTTCGCATTGTAATTATTATTGAGAGTGCGTGTCAATATGTCTGCGGCCCTTGCTTTGCCGTTCGGGGCAACCCCGACCTTGTTTGGCGCAGTGGCTCACCGCAGCGCTGGAGGGCAGCGCTATAATCGCCGCTTTCACAACAACCCGAAGAGATCGTCATGTCCCTCAACAACGTACCCTCCGGCAAGTCCCTCCCCAACGATTTCAACGTCGTCATCGAAATCTCCGCCCACGCTGATCCCATCAAATACGAAGTCGACAAGGAAAGCGGCGCCATCTTCGTCGATCGCTTCATGGGCACGGCCATGCACTATCCCTGCAACTACGGCTACATCCCCCATACCATTGCGGGCGACGGCGATCCGGTGGATGTGCTGGTGGTGACCCAGTTCCCGCTGCCCCCCGGTGTGGTGGTGCGTTGCCGCCCCATCGGCATGCTGGCCATGACCGACGAGGCCGGTGCCGATGCCAAGCTGCTCGCCGTGCCGGTGGACAAGCTCACCCCCATGTATCGCAGCGTGCAGACCCACGCCGACATCCCCACCATCGTCCTCGACCAGATCGCCCACTTCTTTGCCCACTACAAGGATCTGGAGCCGGGCAAGTTCGTCAAGGTCACGGGCTGGTGCGGCCCCGAGGAAGCCAAGAAGGAAATCATGGAAGGCGTCGCCCGCTACAACGACGCCAAGGAAAAGCCCGCCTATTGAGCGGTTCCTGATGTTGAAGATCGCCGTCGCCCAGTTCAATGCCGTCGTCGGCGATCTCGCGGGAAATGCAGCCCGGATTGCCGCCTGGGCGGTAGAGGCGCGGGCCGCGGGGGCTCAGGTTCTTCTGACCCCCGAACTGGCGCTCAGCGGCTATCCCCCCGAGGATTTGCTCCTGCGCCCCGATTTCTACCGGGCCGCAGCGGCGGCGCTCGAAGACCTGGCCCGGCAAGCCGTCGGAATCACCCTGGTGGTGGGCTTCCCCGAGGAGGCGGACGATGGTCGGCGCTTCAACGCCGCGGCCGTGCTGGCCGATGGCCGGCGTGTCGCCACCTACCGCAAGCAGCGCCTGCCCAATTACGAAGTCTTCGACGAGAAGCGCTATTTCGAGCCGGGGAGTGAAGCCTGCGTCGTCTCCATCGGCGGGGTCGCCTGCGGCATCAACATCTGTGCCGATATCTGGGAGCCGGGGTCGGCCGAGCTTGCCCGGCAGGCTGGGGCGGAACTGTTGCTGGTCCTCAACGCCTCGCCGCTGCACCTGGAAAAACAGGCTTTGCGGACGGAAATCCTCGCCCAGCGGGTGAGGGCGACAGGTCTCGCCGCAGTTTACGCCAATCTGGTGGGCGGCCAAGACGAACTGGTCTTCGACGGCGCTTCCTTTGCCCTGGACGCCGACGGTCGCCTGGCGATGAGCCTGCCGCAGTTCGAGGAAGTCCTGGGCCTGGTCGAATTTTCCGCCGGTCGCCTGAGCTCCGCCCAGCGGGCGTCTGCTCTTGCGGTGGAGGCGGAAGCCTACGGTGCCCTGGTTCTCGGGGTACGCGACTACATCGGCAAGAACGGCTTTCCGGGCGCGATCATCGGCCTCTCGGGGGGGATCGATTCGGCCCTGACCCTGTGCGTGGCCGTCGATGCCCTGGGGGCCGACCGGGTGCGGGCGGTGATGATGCCCTCGCCCTACACGGCGGACATGAGCCTGGACGACAGTCGGGCCATGGTGCGTACCCTGGGGGTGCGCTACGACGAGATTCCCATCGCGAGCGCCATGGCAACCTTCGACGCCCTGCTGGCGCCGGAATTTGCCGGCCTCCCCCCGGACACGACGGAGGAAAACCTCCAGGCTCGCATCCGGGGCATGATCCTCATGGCGCTTTCCAACAAGACCGGGGCGCTGGTCCTGACCACGGGCAACAAGTCGGAAATGGCCGTCGGCTACGCGACGCTGTACGGCGACATGGCCGGGGGGTTTGCGGTCATCAAGGATGTGTTCAAAACCATGGTGTATCGCATTTCCCGCTATCGCAACGGGATTTCGCCGGTGATCCCGGACAACATTCTGGTGCGTCCGCCCTCCGCCGAATTGCGGCCGAACCAGACCGACCAGGATTCCCTGCCTCCCTACGAAATCCTCGACGCCATCGTCGCCGCCTACATGGAAGAAGACCGTTCGCCGCGGGAGATCGTGGCGGCAGGCCTACCTAAAGAAGCCGTGCACCGCGTGGTGCGACTGCTGCGCATTGCCGAGTACAAGCGCCGACAGGCGCCGGTGGGAATTCGCATCACGCCCCGTGGCTTCGGCAAGGATTGGCGTTATCCTATTACCAATCGCTATCGCGATGAATTGTGAACCCTGTGAGACGAGACATCCATGAAGAAGATCGAAGCCATCATCAAACCGTTCAAGCTGGATGAGGTCCGCGAGGCCCTGTCCGAAGTCGGCGTCACCGGCCTGACCGTGACCGAGGTCAAGGGTTTCGGGCGCCAGAAGGGGCATACCGAACTCTATCGCGGTGCTGAATACGTCGTCGATTTCCTGCCCAAGATCAAGATCGAGATCGTGGTTGCAGGGGACCGTGCCGAGCAGGCCATCGAAGCGATCATCAAGGCCGCCCGCACCGGAAAGATCGGCGACGGGAAAATTTTCGTCATGCCGGTCGAACAAGTCGTGCGCATCCGTACCGGCGAGACTGACGAAGCGGCCATCTGACCTCAGGGAGGTGAATCATGGGTGGTATTGCTGATCCCGCCTTGCGGGCCAGACTCCTGGAATTCCTCGATGGCGACGAAGCCGCCTACCCCAGGCTTCTGGAACAACAGTTTCCACGCATCGCCGCCAAGGTGGTCGAGTTGTGGGGTACGGCCGAGCTCGATCATTACCTTGAGGGTCTGATGGTTTCCGATCGGCCTGACCGCCAGGGCTTTCCACCCGATGTGGCGATGGAAATCTTCCGCCTGTCCATGGTGCACGGCGCCCTGGGGCTGAGTTCAAAAATCAGCGGTACGGGCTGGGCCGGTATCGACGATGGCGAGCTCTACCGCAAGAGCATGAACCGCGGTTAGTCCGAGATTTGCGGCGCCCGCGGGGGCGGACGGCGAACTGGCGCTCAGCGCCGCGAATGCAACAGCACCAGCAAAGCGCCTTCACCCCCGTCCCGGGGTGCCGCCTGGCAGTAGGCGAGGACTTCAACCTTCTGCATCAGCCAGCCCCGGGTCAGGCGGCGCAGGATGGACTGCCGCCCCGGCGATCCGAACCCCTTGCCGTGAATGACCCGCAGGCAGCGCAGCCCCCTGCGACTTGCGTCGGCGATGGCGCTGGACAGAAAATGCCGCGCCTCGTCCCGGTTGAGGCCATGCAGGTCGATCTCGGCCTGAACGACCCAGCGCCCCCGGCGCAAATCACGCAGCGTCGAGGTCGCGATTCCCGGCCGCAGGTAGTGGGGTTCGTCGCCGCCTTCCAGCCTGTCCTGGAGGCCGATAGGGCCATGCAGTGTCTCGCACAGCGCAGCCCGCTCGTCGGCTTGCGATTGAACGGGGCGGGGCGGCGGCGGATTCAGGGTGCCCAGGCACACCCGGTTCGCTGGGGGAAGAGGGGTGGCGTCGGCCACGGCGGCGTGGAAGGCCGCGAGGTCGTCCGCGTCGGGCGGCGGCGAGACATAGGGCTTTCTCCCCATGGTCCTGGGACGATCGGAGCCGCGTCGCCCGTGGGATTTCCGTACGTCGCCGCTTCAGGCCAGGCCGAGCTGGTCCAGATAGCGCTCGGCGTCCAGGGCGGCCATGCACCCGGTTCCCGCCGAGGTGCAAGCCTGACGGTAAATGTGGTCTTGCACATCGCCGGCGGCAAACACGCCGCTTATGCTGGTCAGGGTGGCATTGCCCTCGCGGCCGCCGCGAGTGACGATGTAGCCGCCCTCCATTTCCAGCTGGCCTGTGAAGAGGTCGGTGTTGGGTTTGTGGCCGATGGCGATGAAGACACCATCCACCTTGATTTCCCTGGTGCTTGCGTCGGCGGTGGCCTTGACCCGCAGACCGGTGACGCCGGAGGCATCGCCCAGGACCTCGTCCAGGGTGCTGTTCCACAGGATGGTGACCTTGCCGGCCTTTTCCTTTTCGAACAGCTTGTCCTGGAGGATTTTCTCGGAGCGGAATTTGTCGCGGCGGTGGATGACCGTGACGTGGCTGGCGATATTGGCCAGATAGAGCGCTTCCTCGACTGCGGTGTTGCCACCCCCAACCACGGCGACGGGCTTGTTGCGGTAGAAGAAGCCATCGCAGGTGGCGCAGGCGGAGACCCCGCGCCCGGCGAACTTCTCCTCCGAAGGCAGGCCGAGGTACTGGGCTGAAGCGCCGGTGGCGATGATGAGGGCGTCGCAGGTATAGGTGCCGGAGTCCCCGACGAGCGTGAAGGGTTTTTCGCCGAGGCGGGCGGTGTGGATGTGGTCGAAGATGATTTCGGTGTCGAAGCGCCGCGCATGCTTTTCGAAGCGCGCCATGAGATCCGGGCCCATGACTCCGTCGGCGTCGGCGGGCCAATTATCGACCTCGGTGGTGGTCATCAGCTGACCGCCCTGGGCCAGGCCGGTGACCAGGACGGGTTTGAGGTTGGCGCGGGCGGCGTAGACTGCAGCGGTGTAGCCGGCGGGGCCGGAACCCAGGATCAGGAGCCGGCAGTGGCGGGGGGCATTGGACATGACAGGCCTTCGTGGTGTTGGATGGCCGGATTATAAGCGGGGGGGCCGGCAAAGTTTTTTCGCCTTACCCTAGTCCTTTTGGGAAAGAAGATTATAATTGCCCGATAACTCCATGACACAAAAGTGAAACTATGGTACAGGCCGCTCACGCCCTCAGCTTGGTTGTCCTTCGTAACGTGCCGCTCTTTGCGGGTCTGGACGAAAGCGAACTTGAACGTCTTTCCCGGGTCTGCGGACGCAAGCGGGCCGAGCGCGGCGAATTCGTCGTCCGCTCGGGGGACACCACCGATTGCCTATACATCATGCTTACCGGCCGGGCCAAGGTGACCAACAGTGACGAAGAGGGCCGGGAAATCATTCTCGCCATGCTGGGGCACGGGGAGTCCTTCGGAGAAATGGGTCTGATCGACGGCAGTCCCCGGTCGGCGGATGTGGTGGCCCTGGAGGCCAGCGAACTCCTGGTGCTGGGCAAGGAGGAGTTCCAGCGCTGCATGCGCGACAATTTCCAGGTGGCCCTGAAACTCATGCAGATCCTGGTCCGCCGCCTGCGGGAGGCCGACCGCAAGATCGAGAGTCTCGCCCTGCTCGATGTCTATGGCCGGGTGGCGCGCCTGCTGCTCGAAATGTCGGAACTCGACGAAGGCAAGCGGGTGGTGAAGCGCAAGATTTCCAAGCAGGACATGGCTCGCATGATCGGGGCCTCCCGGGAAATGGTCAGCAAGGTGGTCCGGGATCTCGAATTGAGCGGCTATATCACCTACGAGAGTGACCGTATCGTCATCACCGGAGAGTAGGGTGGCCGCCGGACGTCTGGCGGAGCGGGCGCCCAGTCCCCTGCCCGAAAAGATCGGCGGGCTGCTTCAGGAAACCCGCTGGCTGGCCCTGGGTGCCGTGGCCCTGTTTCTTTCGCTCGCCCTGTGGGGATTTGCCAAGGACGATCCGGGCTGGTCCCACGCCGTCGTTTCCGCTTCCCTGCACAATCCCACGGGTCGCTTCGGCGCTTGGGTGGCCGATCTCCTCCTCTACGTCTTCGGGCTTTCCGCGTGGTGGTGGGTGGCGCTGATGCTGATGTGCGTGCGCTGGGGGGTGCAGCGCCTGAGCGCCTCGGCCGGGGAGCCGGACCGCCGTCCGCTCTACCTCGCCCTGGCGGGTTTCCTCGCTCTGCTTGTCTCCAGTTCCAGCCTGGAAGCGATTCGCTTCCACTCCTTGCGGGCGGAACTTCCCCTTGCTCCCGGCGGGCTGCTGGGGCTGGAATTCGGCCAGTGGCTTGCAGCGGCTTTCGGCTACACGGGGGCGACCCTGCTCCTCCTGGTGGCTGCTGCCGCAGGGTGGGCCCTGTTTTCTGGCATGTCCTGGCTCGCGGCCTGCGAGGGTCTCGGTTTGGCCTTGGAGAAGATCACAGGGGGCGTCTATGGCTTGTTCGACCGCTGGCGTGATCGCCGTATTGGCCGCGAGACCGCCCAGCAGCGCGAGGAAAGTGTCGAGGTGGAGAAGCGACGGGTCGAACTGCACGAGCCCATCATCATTGAACCGTCGCCCCCCGAGGTGCCGATTTCCAGGAAGGCCGAGAAGCGTATCGAGCGGGAAAAGCAGGTCTCTCTCTTCCCCGAGGCGATGATTGGTGGCCGCCTGCCTCCTCTGCATCTCCTCGATCCGGCGCCGCCGGCCACCGAGACGGTCAGTGCCGAAACCCTGGAATTCACCTCCCGCCTGATCGAGCGCAAGCTGGCCGATTTCGGGGTACAGGTCAAGGTTTTGGCCGCCCTGCCGGGGCCGGTCATCACGCGCTACGAAATCGAGCCTGCCGTGGGCGTCAAGGGGGCCCAGATCGTCAATCTGGGCCGGGATCTGGCGCGGGCCCTGGCCCTGGTGTCGGTCCGGGTGGTCGAGACGGTGCCCGGCAAGTCCTGCATGGCACTGGAACTGCCCAATCCCCGGCGTCAGACGGTGCGCTTGTCGGAGATCATCGCCAGCCGACCCTACAACGACATGGTCAGCCCGCTTACGGTGAGCCTGGGCAAGGATATCGGCGGATTGCCCGTGGTGGCCGATCTGGCCAAGACCCCCCACCTGCTGGTCGCCGGCACCACGGGTTCCGGCAAGTCGGTGGGCATCAACGCCATGATTCTTTCCCTGGTTTACAAGGCCGAGCCGGAAAACGTCCGCCTGATTCTGGTGGATCCGAAGATGCTCGAGCTCTCGGTCTACGAGGGGATTCCTCACCTGCTCGCTCCGGTGGTCACCGACATGAAGCAGGCCGCCAACGCGCTGAACTGGTGCGTGGGGGAAATGGAACGCCGCTACAAGCTGATGTCCGCCCTGGGGGTGCGGAATCTTTCCGGTTACAACGCCAAGGTGCGCGACGCCGAGAAGCGTGGCGAACACCTGCCCAATCCCCTGACGCTCACTCCGGAAACGCCCGAACCCCTGACCCACATGCCGTATCTGGTGGTGGTGATCGACGAACTCGCCGATTTGATGATGGTGGTCGGAAAAAAGGTCGAGGAACTGATTGCGCGTCTGGCGCAGAAAGCCCGCGCTGCGGGGATTCATCTTGTCCTCGCAACCCAGCGCCCGAGCGTTGATGTCATCACCGGCCTCATCAAGGCTAATATTCCGACGCGTATGTCCTTCCAGGTTTCCAGCAAGATCGATTCCCGCACCATCCTCGACCAGATGGGCGCCGAATCCCTTCTCGGCCAGGGCGACATGCTCTACCTGGCGCCGGGGACAGGCTACCCGACCCGGGTCCACGGGGCGTTCGTTTCCGACGACGAAGTGCATCGGGTGGTCGAGCATCTCAAGTCCCTCGGTGCGCCGGAGTACGTGGCGGAGGTTCTTGTCGGCAGCGGCGAGGATGACGAAGCTGCGGGCGAGGGCGGTGACGGCACTGGGGACGCGGAGAACGACCCGCTCTACGATCAGGCCGTGGAGGTGGTGCTCAAGAACCGCCGCGCGTCGATTTCCCTGGTGCAGCGCCACTTGCGCATCGGCTACAACCGGTCGGCCAGGCTCATCGAGGCCATGGAGCGATCCGGCCTCGTGTCGGCCATGGACGGACGGGGCGGCCGCGAGGTTCTGGCACGGAAAGAATCCGAGTGAAGCGGGGTCTCGCGGCGCTGGCCCTCCTGCTGGCTTCCGCCGCCGCGGGTGCTGCGGCCCTGGATCAACTGGACCGCTTTCTTGAGACGACGCGCAGCTACCGGGCAGAGTTTTCGCAACGGGTGGTCGCCAAAGGGGGGCGCAAGCCCCAGATTTCGGCCGGTACCCTGGCCATTCTTCGGCCGGGAAAGTTGCGCTGGGAGGTTCTGCGGCCCTATCCGCAATTGGTGGTCGGCGACGGCGAGCGGTTCTGGATTTACGATCCCGAGTTGAGGCAAGTCACGGTGCGAAAGGCAGGTGAAGCCATCGGCAGTTCGCCTGCGGCCCTGCTCTCGGGCAGCGAGGACTTGCGCAAGAATTTTGCGCTTGCGGAAGCCGGAGAGGCCGACGGGTTGGAGTGGGCAGAAGCGCGGCCCCGGGCTGCCGATAGCGGCTTCGAGCGCCTGCGCCTAGGGTTTTCCGGCGGAGAATTGAAGGCCATGGAGTTGCACGACCAGTTTGGCCAGGTCACCACCGTCGAATTCACCCGTGTCGAGCGCAACCCCAAGCTTGCTCCTTCGCTTTTCCGCTTCGTTCCGCCTTCCGGGGCCGACGTGGTCGGCGAGTGAGGCGTTGCCCGAATGTACTGGCGGGTTCCCGGTGCGCCTGCCTGCTGGGCGATGGCGGGGCACCGTAGCGATGCAGGCTGGTGGGCGCTCGGGTACGAAGTGAGCGGGCTATCGGGGTTCCTGGGTTGAGGCGCTGGGCCGGGATCCGCCGCTTTCTCCCGGTGGTCGCATTCTTCGCCGGTGTGGTGGGCGATGCCCTGACACTCGGTGTTCGGGTCCGCAGTCTCGATTTCTGGCGCCTCGGGGCTTTGCTCGCCCTTGCCGCCTTCCTGATCGTGCTGCTTGCCCGCCGGGAACACCGGGGGGCACTGCCGCCTCCCGAGGGGGCAGGCTGGCGGGAACGTCTGCCCCGCTTGGCCTGGGATGCTCCCTATCTGGGCCTGCAGTTTTGTGTGGGAGGACTGTATTCAGCCCTCTTCATCCTCTATTCCAAGAGTTCCGGACATTTCGCCGCCTGGCTGGTGACCGGGTTGCTGGCGTTTCTTCTGGTGGCCAACGAATTTTGGGGTCGTGCCTATGGGGGGCGATTTACCCTGATCTGGGGACTGTTTGCCTTCTGCGCCATGCTGCTCATGAACTTCGCGCTGCCCTTTGCAGCCGGGAGCCTGGATCCCCGCTGGTTCTATCTCTCCACGGCTCTGGGGCTGGGTCTGGCCCATGGGCTGCGCCTCGCCTCCCCAGGCCGTCCCGGTCGCATCCTGCCGGCCTGGGTCGCGGCGGGGGCTCTGATCCTGG
It includes:
- the lolA gene encoding outer membrane lipoprotein chaperone LolA; amino-acid sequence: MRVKRGLAALALLLASAAAGAAALDQLDRFLETTRSYRAEFSQRVVAKGGRKPQISAGTLAILRPGKLRWEVLRPYPQLVVGDGERFWIYDPELRQVTVRKAGEAIGSSPAALLSGSEDLRKNFALAEAGEADGLEWAEARPRAADSGFERLRLGFSGGELKAMELHDQFGQVTTVEFTRVERNPKLAPSLFRFVPPSGADVVGE
- a CDS encoding DUF2914 domain-containing protein; this translates as MRRWAGIRRFLPVVAFFAGVVGDALTLGVRVRSLDFWRLGALLALAAFLIVLLARREHRGALPPPEGAGWRERLPRLAWDAPYLGLQFCVGGLYSALFILYSKSSGHFAAWLVTGLLAFLLVANEFWGRAYGGRFTLIWGLFAFCAMLLMNFALPFAAGSLDPRWFYLSTALGLGLAHGLRLASPGRPGRILPAWVAAGALILAWSLGMIAPVPLVKRHVIVGQDFERRGGEYVLRVEPAPGWQFWRDWASVVNVPEQGRLYGVSAVFAPRGVSAALEHRWERRDQTGHWRPAGAARFEVTGGREQGFRAYSYVVAPQAGEWRLIVATQDGRTISTTELQVNRGVPEGTEVRRL